CAAAAATTCCGAATTGTGGAATCGTCCGTTGATCAAAACGGCCATTCTGGAACGTTTGATGCGCCGCTATGCCACCGCCGGCAGCCGCACGGATCTGATTTCCTGTGCGAAGCTGTTCGAACTGGCTCCCGATGATGTCTCGAAGAAAATATTGATGACGGGTTTCGAGAATTCGTTTAAAGGTCGTTCACTGGCTGGTTTGCCGGAAACGCTGGTGAAAGCACTTGCGGATGCGGGGGGTGGCTCTACCACGTTACAAATGCGGCTGGGCAATGCACGTGCGATTCAGCTGGCATTGGAGGCGATCAAGTCACCTGGTAAAAATCAGGCACAGCTTATCGAATATATCCAGGTACTGGGTGAGTTGCAGGAGCCCCAGGCTCTGCCCGCGCTGCAGAAGCTGTTGAGTACCAGCAAAGTACCCGACATACAGACCGGCCTGCTGGTGGCATTACAGAAATATAATGAACCTCAAGTCGCTGAGACAATTTTAAAACGCTACTCTGCTTTCAACGAACCGGTGCGTGAAGTGGCGCTGTCAACGCTGGTCAGCCGCAAAGCGTGGACGCGTCAATTTTTGGCTGCCATTGATGCCGGCGAAATTAAAGCCGACACAATTCCCGATGACCTGGTCAGGAAGATGACCATTCATCAGGATCAACAGATCGCTGATCTGGTCAGCAAACACTGGAAGACCATCAAGGGAGCATCGAACCAGCAGATGCAGGATCAGATCGCCCGCGTCTCCAAACTGCTGGGAACGGAGTCCAGTGATGTGTATCATGGGAAAGAACTCTATCAGCAGAATTGTGCGAAGTGTCACATTCTGTTTGGTGAGGGAAAACGTGTGGGTCCGGAACTGACACAATATAAACGGGATGATTCACTGCGGATGCTGATGCACGTGGTCAATCCCAGTGCGGAGATCAGGGAAGGTTATGAAACGTATCTGGTGATCACCGTGGATGGTCTGGTGGTATCCGGGTTCCTGTTTGACCAGGATCAGCAGATTGTGGTCATCCGGGGTGCAGACGGACAGAACGTGACAATCAAACGTGAAAACATCGATGAAATGATCAAGCAGCCCAAGTCGCTGATGCCGGAAGGACTGCTTGATAAACTCAGTGAACAGGAACTGCGCGATCTGTTCGGATTTCTGCGGAGTAGTCAGCCCGTATTCAAATAACGGCTGCATTGGCGTGTCTGACAGCAAGGTTAATCGGAAAAGCGTCGCAGGATCTGCTGGGCGTAATCGAGTTCGGGGATCAGGCAGGGGTGTTTGTACTGTTCGATGCTACCGCCCAGTTTCTGCTGTCGCTCCGCGGCAAACCGCTGCCAGGTGCCTGGGGTCAGTTCACATGACATGGGGGCCGCCAGGCGACCGGACTGACGTTTCTCTGCATATTCACAGTTGGTTTCCTGCAAACGCTGGTCAAGTGACTCCAGCAGAATCGGGAGTTGATCGGTCGACGGCAGAGCGGACGCTTCAAACAGCAGTTGATAGCGGGGAGGCTCTCCCCATTGCGGGATCAGGGTGTACTGCCCGATTTCCAGTGAAGTGAATTCGACGGCACCGCGAACTGCGGCCACGACCTGCGATTCGGTAATCTTTTCGCCAGTCAGATTGGAGATATGCGCGCCCTTATGCAGAAACTCCAGCAGTGGGGTTTGGCTGTGAAACCCGGTACAGCGGACGACATCACAGATATGGTAACGGTACAGACCTGAGGGAGTCGTCAGCAGGATGAAATAGTTGTGCCCTACTTCCAGTTGATCGGCGGTGAGAATATTCGCTGTCGTCAGTGGGTCTTCGTCTTCAGGGACAAACTCAAAGAAGTGGGATGTGATATCCAGCACGCCGGTGGAACTACCCGATTCGAGGGGGATGGTCATGCGCCCTTCGCTGGCGGAAAGTCCATGATCGCGGACAGGTGGGGTGCCATAATAGGGAGCCAGTTGCGACAGATACGCACCCGCCGATCCCCCCATCCAGACTGCCAGCAGAGACAGTCCCGGCCAGAAGTCGCGGGGATAGAGGTGCCCCGTACGTTCAACGATGCGCTCCAGTTCGCGGGCCCGTGCGCGGTTTTTGCGTTTGAGTTTTGACTGCAGCGTCTTCAGAATCGCGGGCTCCATGTGTGCAGCACCGGTGAGTCGACCGTCTGCGATATCGCGGATTAGTGATTCACGATGTTGATCTGCGAACTGTGCCAGATGCAGCAGGGTGCTCGGGTTGGCGGTCGTGATCATGCCGACTTCGCGATCGGCGATTGCCAGCCGCAGGGCGGTAAAGTATTTGAGGTGTGGATCTTCAATCTGAGACACTGCGGCGGGCAAAGTGTAGAGTAGTTTGACAGCGGGGCTCTGCATGGAAGTCACCAGCCCGCTGATATTGCCGCAGGGGGTTCCGCCGGGGGTCCGAAACTTGTCAAAATTACTCGTGAGCTGAACGATATTCTGATACTTGAGCCGGGGAAAATCGTCGTAGGTCAGAATGCCCCAGTTCTGCCAGCCCTGACGATAGTCTTTCAGAAAGGGTTCCGTGATGGGAATGAATTTGGAATCCGCGGTCGTGCCACTGCTGAGGGTAAACATCAACAGTCGGTTGGCGGCTCCCAGCAGGGCTGTCGTTTCACCGTTCTTAACGCGATCAATCCAGGGGCGAAAGCGTTCGTAATCGGAGACAGGAAAGCGGGCCTGGAAATCTTCGATTGTACAGGAACCATCCAGCTGCCATTCGCGGCTGAAATCACTGTCGGCGTTCAACTGCAGGATGCGCTGCAGTGTCGCTTGCTGAACTTCGCGGCAGCGTGAGGTGTGGTCAAGAAACGAATGGGCGGCGCGACGATAGCGTCGTCGTGTAAAAGTGCCGCCGGCAGCCCGTAGCAAATTCAGGGCATGCATTCCTTGCTCCCCGGTCGATAATTGCTGCGCTTCAGAACAGGGGATCTGCGGAGGAGAGTCTGAAAACAGAAAGGGCTCTCCTCCCCCCTACAGTGACAGACGATTAATCTTCGTCTTCGTCTTTCTTCTTTTTCTTCTTCTTACCAATCGAAATCTTTTCGACGCGTACTTTGGGTAAACCGAGGGCACCCTGGCCTTCGACCCAGCGGTCTTCGAATTTCAACTTTTCAATACGTTCCGCCCGCTTTAACACGTTACGTGCACGGACCAGCGTACTTTTGCTCTTTAAACTTTTGTCGAGTGACACGGTGTCATCCCCTTTGTTAGATGTTATTTCGAAGACAGCCATTTACTATGGAAATTGACTGTCAAAACTGGCATAGTGGTGTATCGTTCGCAAGAAGCGCTGTGATCAGCGGGCTGGTCAAACGGATTCTGGACCCGTGACGATTTGCGAAGCGACATATGGTAAATGGAATGGTCATTGATTGCAACCGCTGGTAAATGATTCCTTTCCGCTGTTTTTCGTGAAATTCCGATTTTCGTCGCGCAAACGAGAGTCGAGGGGGCCCCGCCATTTCTCTTTACGATACAAATTTCACCTTATTGGACTGGTCGATCGTCGCCTGCTATCTGCTGTCTTCGATCGTAATTGGTTTGTGGGCCAATCGTTACGTCGGAAACCTGTCTGATTATCTGGTCGCAGGCCGTAAACTTCGTATCCGGCTGGCTCTGGCGACGATGACCGGGACCGAACTGGGGCTGGTGACCGTCATGTATATGGCGGAGCTCGGTTTTATCCAGCAATATGCGTCGCTGTACCTGGCGTTTCTGGAAGCAGGTACTGTTCTGGTGATTGGATTGACCGGTTTTGTCGTGTATCGGCTGCGGGATTCCTCAATCATGACGATCCCTGAATACTACGAAAAACGCTATTCACAGTCCGTCCGCGTGGTGGGGGCCAGCGTGATGGTGGTTTCCGGCGTCCTCAATATGGGGCTGTTCCTGAAAGCGGGGTCCCAGTTTCTGACCGCGATATCCGGCCTGCAGGATGAGATGTATCTCAAGCTGATCATGACCGGACTGTTATTGCTGGTACTGTTTTATACGGTGCTGGGAGGCATGGTCTCGGTGGTGATCACCGATCTGATCCAGTTTCTGATACTGGGAACCGGCATGGTGATCGTGACGGGCGTGGTCTTCTGGTCAATCGGCTGGGACGGGTTTTCTGCAATCGTGACCGAGCAGAACGGGTATTTTGATCCCACGAATCCTGAAAATCCGTCCGGAAAAGGGGGCGGGATTGGCTGGTTGCAAATTATCCAGATGACGGTGGTGATTGGTTCCGCCGCCATGTTGTGGCCCACCAGTGCCGCTCGCACGCTCTCCTGCCAGAGTGCGGCGGTCGCGAAGAGACTCTATACACTAAGTTCGATCTCTTTTCTGGCGCGGCGAGCACTACCCGTCTTCTGGGGGATTGGTACTTTTGCGTTCTTCGCGTCTCAACCCGAACTGTTTGCTGAGTTTGAAGAAGCCGTAAAGACCAATAGCTCAATCACCTCACTGTCGGCAATGCCTCTGTTCCTGGCGAAAGTCGTGCCCACCGGATTACTGGGGCTGGTGACCGCAGGCATGATCGCCGCGTTTATGTCAACGCATGATAGCTATCTGCTCTGCTGGAGTGGTGTGATCACCCAGGATATTGTC
The sequence above is a segment of the Gimesia algae genome. Coding sequences within it:
- a CDS encoding GH3 auxin-responsive promoter family protein — encoded protein: MHALNLLRAAGGTFTRRRYRRAAHSFLDHTSRCREVQQATLQRILQLNADSDFSREWQLDGSCTIEDFQARFPVSDYERFRPWIDRVKNGETTALLGAANRLLMFTLSSGTTADSKFIPITEPFLKDYRQGWQNWGILTYDDFPRLKYQNIVQLTSNFDKFRTPGGTPCGNISGLVTSMQSPAVKLLYTLPAAVSQIEDPHLKYFTALRLAIADREVGMITTANPSTLLHLAQFADQHRESLIRDIADGRLTGAAHMEPAILKTLQSKLKRKNRARARELERIVERTGHLYPRDFWPGLSLLAVWMGGSAGAYLSQLAPYYGTPPVRDHGLSASEGRMTIPLESGSSTGVLDITSHFFEFVPEDEDPLTTANILTADQLEVGHNYFILLTTPSGLYRYHICDVVRCTGFHSQTPLLEFLHKGAHISNLTGEKITESQVVAAVRGAVEFTSLEIGQYTLIPQWGEPPRYQLLFEASALPSTDQLPILLESLDQRLQETNCEYAEKRQSGRLAAPMSCELTPGTWQRFAAERQQKLGGSIEQYKHPCLIPELDYAQQILRRFSD
- a CDS encoding small basic protein gives rise to the protein MSLDKSLKSKSTLVRARNVLKRAERIEKLKFEDRWVEGQGALGLPKVRVEKISIGKKKKKKKDEDED
- a CDS encoding sodium:solute symporter family protein, with translation MDWSIVACYLLSSIVIGLWANRYVGNLSDYLVAGRKLRIRLALATMTGTELGLVTVMYMAELGFIQQYASLYLAFLEAGTVLVIGLTGFVVYRLRDSSIMTIPEYYEKRYSQSVRVVGASVMVVSGVLNMGLFLKAGSQFLTAISGLQDEMYLKLIMTGLLLLVLFYTVLGGMVSVVITDLIQFLILGTGMVIVTGVVFWSIGWDGFSAIVTEQNGYFDPTNPENPSGKGGGIGWLQIIQMTVVIGSAAMLWPTSAARTLSCQSAAVAKRLYTLSSISFLARRALPVFWGIGTFAFFASQPELFAEFEEAVKTNSSITSLSAMPLFLAKVVPTGLLGLVTAGMIAAFMSTHDSYLLCWSGVITQDIVAPLAGPMSQRARILVTRIAIFVIGAMLLIWGLWYEVSSDLWGYLAVTGTVYLAGAIPTVVGGLYWKRGSQAGALAAILGGLLGLSAMGPCVETINGWFSSNLNGTHLTLITFTFSAVVYVLGSLLFPDQPREANAESVNPRARHI